The region AATCGTAAACTTAAAAGTGCCAAACGCCTGCCTGAGATTGTCAGCGTTTTCGCGAGACACGGTTTCGGGCATATTCTCTCTCAAATTTTTGAGCGGGGTCGGACAAGACGTTTCAGTCTCAGAAGCGCGTTCACGCGGAGGGCAAGAGGCGGTAGCCACCCCCAGAAATCAAGATGGTGGCGTTTCCGAAGGGCAAAAAAGGATTCAGACGAAAACAGTTCAGGGACACTGCTGTCTGTGCCAGAACGGTTGCGGCTTGCGTTTGAAGAGTTGGGACCGACGTTTGTTAAATTAGGTCAAGTGCTCAGTACCCGCGTGGACATTCTTTCCGAACTTGTTGGGCAAGAAGAAGCGTTGGCATGGAGCACCGAGTTTCAGAAATTGCAGCGACATGCACAACCCTTTGATTTTTCAGAGGTTCGCACGACGATTGAACAGGAATTCAAAGCACCGCTTGAGAAAGTGTTTTCGACTTACGAACAACAACCGTTTGCGGCGGCTTCAATTGCTCAGGTGCATGCAGCAACGTTAGAAACAGGTGAATCGGTAGTCGTTAAAGTCCAACGTCCACGTGTAGCAACGATTATTCAGACGGATCTTAATCTATTGATGGAGTTAGCCGAACGGCTTGAAAACCGGGACCCAGAGATGCACCTCTTTAAACCGACTGAGCTTGTTCGGGAGTTCTCACGCTCAATTCGGAAGGAGATCGATTTTACAATCGAGGCAACAAATACAGATGCTTTCTACCAGAGATTCGCAACGTCATCAAAGGTAAAGATTCCCAGAGTCCACTGGGATTTCACGAATCGCCGTGTTTTGACGTTGGAAAGGATTGATGGTGTGCCAATCAACGCCATCGCTGAACTGGACGAGATGGGATTTGATCGGACGGAACTCGCTGAAACACTTGTAGAGATGTTCTATACGCAAGTCCTGAGCGATGGGTTTTTCCATGCGGATCCGCATCCTGGGAATGTCTTCGTTTTAGAAGATGGACGGATCGGATTGGTTGACTTCGGCATGGTTGGCAGAATAAGCGACGATATGTTGCGGTATATCTGTAATTGGTTGAGTGCCGTGTTAACTAAAGATGTAGACGCTGTGGTCAGAAGCTACATTCGGATGGGCATTTTGGGGGATGAAACAGACATCGCAGCTTTAAAGTTGGAAATGAACGACTTCTTGGAACGTTACTTCAATATGCCGCCGAGCAGGCTCCGTCTCGGAGAGGTAATTCACGAAGTCTTTAACGCATCATTGCGGCATCAAATCCATGTGCCGCCAGCGTTTTTGATGCTCGGTAAAACGGTCGCAACGGTTGAATCAGTCGTGATGAAACTAAACCCTGATTTCAATATCTTAGAATTCAGTGAACCGTATATTTCGCAATTGCTCGTCCAAAACTTTGGGAGCAAAAGGTGGGAGCGGCAGCTCGCGGATTCTGTGGAAGATTTCACAGAACTTGCACGCGACATGCCGCTTCACTTGCACCGTATCCTCCAAAAATTACAGCGAGGTTCTCTCAAATTTGAGTTAGAACATTTAAGTCTCGAAGCGGTGATTAAAGCCTTCGATCGGGTTATCAATCGGGTTGCTTTCAGCCTTATTATCGCTTCACTGATCGTCGGCTCGTCAATCATCCTACAAGGTGTTGAAATCTGGGAATGGAAGTTTTTTCTTGGGATTATGGGCTATTTGACCGCGACGTTTTTTGGATTCGGATTGGTAATTTCTATTTTGCGGTCGGGTCGCTTCTAATTTTTCGTATATTCGCATTGCGAGAAGGGTTGTTAGTAGGGGCGAGGTTTCCTCGTCCGCAGTCCGCACGGGTTGGGGGATTTGGTCTTTGAATAGACCAAATCCATTCCTTGTATTACATTCCCAACCCCTACAAACAAAAAGGGGTCAATTATGGCAATTCTACTCGGATTAGATGTCGGTGATACACGTATTGGCGTGGCACTCAGTGACGAACTTGGTGTCGCAGCACACCCACTGTGTACACTCACCCGAAAAAATCGGAAGGTTGATTTAATTGCTATCTCTGATCTCGTTTCCATTCACAAGGTGGAATGCGTTGTTATCGGTTTGCCCATCTCTCTTGATGGCTCTATCGGCGCACAGGCGGAGAAGGTTCAGAAGTTTGCAAAACGCTTAGAACATGTAATTGACATCCCAATTGAATTTCAGGATGAACGTTTTACAACCGCTGAGGCAGAAGAAATTTTGCATGAACTTAACAAAGACGCAAAAGCACAGAAAGAACTTATCGATGAGGTGTCAGCAGTGGTTATCCTTGACGACTACTTGAATCGCGGTCAGGAGATCAATTCTACGGCACCCACGGAGGATTCTTGATTCCTCCATTCCAGTGTAAAGGGTTTGTTTTTACAATTCTTATCAATAGAAAGTCGCGATCGGGAGATCAATCCTACGGGACGTATGGGGTCAATCAAAAAAACACGAAACATTAAAAAGATAGTTATACTAACACTGTGTAGTCTCGGTGCACTTTGCCTCACTGTTCTGTTGATTGGAATGTTTCTGGTGTTACCACCAACGTCTTCAGAAGAGGTCGTCAACTTTGACGTGCCAACGGGTAGTAGCTCACAAGCAATAGCAAAGCGGTTGATTGAAGAAAAGTTAATACGGAGCGAACATGCTTTCCGCCTCGTTGTCCGATATAGAGGGACCGGCAGACATCTAAAAGCTGGAACTTATGTGTTGCGGCGGAATATGGCGTTGTGGGACATCCTCAACGCATTTGAAAAGGGACAGGTTACGCTAATTAGTTGGACGGTGCCAGAGGGTTTAACGGTATCCGCCATCGCTGAACTTTGGAAAACAGCAGGTCTTGGTACAACTCAGGCATTTCAGGACGCTGCTGAATTGCCTCGTTTGTTGGAGCGATACGGACTGGCAGATAAAACAGTGGAGGGCTACCTGTTCCCGAACACCTACAAGTTCGCGAAAGGTACGAGCGCAGAGAAGGTTGTTGAGATGATGCTCAATGAATTCAAACAGAGGTGGACAGACGCATTCGACGAGGACGCACGAAATTTAGGGCGCACCCGTCACGAAATTGTAACACTTGCTTCTATCATTGAAAAGGAAGCACAATCTGAATCGGAACGTCCGCGTATTTCGAGCGTTTTTCATAACCGACTCAGGCGTAAGTGGAGGCTTCAGGCAGATCCGACGGTGCTTTACGCCTTAGGAAACCCAGAAAGACTCTTAACTAAAGGCGATTTGAGGGTTGATTCGCCCTATAATACTTACATGCATAAGGGTTTACCACCCGGTCCCATTGCAAATCCGGGTATTGATTCAATCATAGCGGCATTGCGTCCCGAAAAAACGGATTATCTCTATTTCGTGGCGATAGGCGAGGGAAAGCACCACTTTTCAAAGACGCTTTCAGAACATAATAGAATGATACGAAAAATACGGCGTGCCTCGGAATAGCAGTCGGTTTTCAGCAAAAGAGGTATTGGTTAAGCGAAAACCTCTTGCTGATAGCTGATGATTTCTGATAACCGACGACTAAATAAAAAGAAAGTGACAAAAGCGAATGGCAAAAGCTGATTCACAGCAAACAATTCAAAACGAAATAACAATGACAGGCAAAGGGTTAATGTTAGGGGAACCTGTGACATTAACTCTAAAACCAGCACCAGCGGATTCCGGCATTGTCTTTCGGCGTGTGGATATGGAAGGCATGCCAGAAGTAGAGGTGTGCCCAGAGAACTGGGCAGATATTCTGCCGCGATGCACCAGTTTACGCAGTGGTGATACAACGGTTAGTAGTGTTGAACACCTTCTTTCTGCACTCGGTGGCCTCGGTATTGACAATGTGACAGTGGAATTGGATGCCCCGGAACCTCCTGGGCTTGATGGTAGTGCCCTGCCGTATGTGGAAAATATTCAAGCGACAGGGCTTGTTTCACAAGATGCGCCACGGAATTTTATTGAGATCACGGAACCCTTCGCGCTCTCCGAAGGTGATAGGCAGCTCGTTCTGTTACCCGCCGACGCACTGGAAGTCACATTCGTTTACGCACACCCGCAAACCACGCCTCAAGTTGCGACATTCAAAATAACTCCGGAATCATACGCACATGACATCGCGCCAGCTCGAAGTTTCTGTTTCGAGAATGAAATTGAAGCACTTCAAGCACTCGGTATAGGGAAAGGGGCAAGCTATGACAATGTGCTCGTCATCAATGAGGCAGGTGAACCGAGCACCCCCTTACGATTTGAAGACGAGTTCGTCCGACATAAAATTCTTGATCTGATCGGTGATCTTTATTTAGCTGGACACTTACCAAAGGCACATGTCATGGCAACGCGAACGGGGCATACATTCCATGCGGAATTTGTGCGTGCCCTTGCTGAGGCAGGGCACCTTGAACAGCCTCTTGTTCAAGAGCCTATTGAGGTAATGGATATCTACGACGTATTACCCCATCGGCATCCGATGTGCATGGTTGATAGAGTCATTGAACATGAAAGTAAAAAACGCGCGGTTGGCATCAAGAATGTGACCTATAACGAACCGATTTTTGAGGGACATTTCCCGACGCAACCTGTGATGCCGGGCGTACTACAGATTGAAGCACTCGCACAACTTGCAGCGTGGCTCGTGCTTCGGGACATCGGTAAGGAAGGCGAACTTGGCTATTTTCGTTCGATTAACAAGGCAACATTCCGACGCGCTGTCATTCCGGGCGACCAACTTCGATTGGAAATAGAAGTTGCCCAACTACGGAGCAGGCTTGCACGCATCGAAGGACGCGTTTATGTAGGAGACGAACTTGCCACAGAGGCTGAGTTGTCAATCGTATTAGCATCTGTCTGACTTATGGTTGTCAGTTATCGGTTATCAGTTAAAGATGCTTCGCAGTGAGAACTCGTAACAACCATCCCTCTTGGAATACATCAAGAAAACAGAAGATTGTTATAGAAAACCTCTTAACTCTCACTGCGAGGCAAACTGGTAACTGAAAACTGAAAACCATCAAACGGAGGGAAATCTGTGTTAGAAACCAACATTCATCCTACGGCTATTATCTCTCCAAAAGCGACGTTGGAAGAGGGAGTTAAAGTCGGTGCCTACAGTCTCGTCGGTGAAGATGTTCATATTGGACGCGGGACCGTGATCGGTCCGCATGTTCAGATTGAGAAGTGGACGATTATCGGTGAAGAATGCAAAATCTATTTCGGTGCTACCATCGGCAACGAATCTAAAGATTTGAAGTACGGGGGTTGGCGGAGTTATGTGAAAATTGGGAATCGCAATATACTACGCGAGTACGTCTCCATTTCCAGATCAACCTTTGAAGACGGGTCAACTATCGTCGGTGATAACAATTTGCTGATGAATTGGGTTAACCTTGCCCACGACACTATCGTCGGCAATAGAACAATCATGGCAAACTTTGTCTCACTTGCGGGGCATGTCACAATTGAAGATGACGTTCGGCTTGGCGCACACGCAGCATTGCATCAATATGTACGCGTCGGCAAAATGGCAATGGCAGGAGGTTTTTCAAAGATCGTTCAAGATATTCCACCTTTCGCCCTCTCCGCCGGACAACCGGCGCGTGTTCGCAGTCTCAACCGTATTGGCATCCGAACATCGCGGATTAATCCGTTGTCACAACTGACTGATGAAACGCTTGCGGCGTTAAAGAAGGCATTTCGCATCTTGTTCCGCTCCGGTCTACCTCTCAAACATGCCGTCGCCAGAGTCAAGGAGGAACTTGAAGCGACCCCCGAAGTCGAATATCTACTCGAATTTATCGAAACATCTAAACGTGGTATCGGATTTAGCCAACCGAATCGTACTCTGAGCGGTTAGTCTTTGGTTTCGCAGCAGATTGAAACTATACACGGAGCGAAAGCGTGGAAAAATTGGGTATTATTGCGGGTGCAGGTGAGCTGCCGGTGCTATTAGCATACGCCGCTGTTGCCCATGAACGACACCCCGTTATCATCCAGATCACAAAGTCCGACCCGCAACGCTTTGCTGAAATTGCCTGTGAACTCCACACCTATGGGGTGGGCCAGATTCAAAAGATTACTCGAACACTCCTCAATTCAGGCGTAAAAGAGGTTGTGATTATTGGGAAAGTCGAAAAAAATATTCTCCTTCGTCCATTTCAAATTGATACCACCACCATTAAAATCTTAGTACAGAATCGACGCGAAAAACCTACCGCAATCGTCAACGCAGCACTCAATCACCTTGAATCCGCTGGACTTACTATCCTCCGCCAAGACCAGTACCTCCATCACCTTCTTCCACAACCCAGTGTTTTAACAACACGACAACCAACAGCACATCAATGGGCAGATATTGAACTCGGTATCAGCACCGCTCGCCAAATAGCAAACATGGATATAGGACAAACAGTTGTCGTTCAAAATCAGATTGTGCTTGCTATGGAAGCCATTGAAGGGACGGATGCAACTATTCAGAGGGGTGGGAACTTAGGAAGAAAAGGAGTTGTTGTAGCGAAAGCGGCTGCCGAGAATCATGATTTTCGTATCGATGTACCAACGGTCGGAATGCAAACGCTGGAGGTGTTACATCAAGTCAAAGCAGGTGTGTTAGCAGTGGAGGCACGGCGAACCTTTGTTATGGATGCCGATGCGCTTGTTCAGCAAGCCGACCAGTGGAAGATCGCAATCGTTGCTGTAGTATAATGAAAATAGCCATCAGCCATCAGGTGTCAGCATTTGGCTGGAAGGATGGATGCCCTAATCTTTCAGTCTTCCAATCTTCCGTTCCGAGAGCCGATTTACTGATAGCCGATAGCCCTTCCAAAGACGCTGGTTATGCCGCCGCGTCTATTGCAGATGTTATCTGATCTGTCGTTGGAAACTGCCCAGTTTCTAACTTCGAGTAGAGCAATGTCCCGTTTAGTGAAACTTCAAACGCGCCACCACTACCAGGAATCAGATCGACTGTCTTAACCGCCGTACCATACTTCTGTCTCAAGGCATCTGCCAAACTGGCTGCCCGTGGTTGGTAGTTTCAAGCGGTGCAGTACTCAATTCTCACTTCCATCGGTATTATCCCTCCTCATTTAAGCTTCGTAGTGAATTCAATTGCTGCTTTTAGAATTTTATCATAAACGGCAGTAAATTGCAAGTTTTTTCGCGGCTTGTGTCAGAATCGCTCAAGCAGACATACTTTTGGCACGAATCTTGCTATACTTAGTGCAGATACTCGTTCCGTCTGCAGGAACGGAATTGTAAAGTACACGCCACCGCCGTATTGGCAGGGCTTACCGATGAGATGTGAAGGTAGCATATAGGTGTTTAAATTATGAACAAGGCTATCCAATTTCTGAACAAATCTATATTTTTATCCATCTGCGTTCACCTGATAGGTGCTGCGATTGCATCGCTGTCTATCGTTGGAGGTCCAGATAAACACGGCGATACTTTTGTTGCCGAGTTTATCTCACTCCCGAAGACGAAACCGGTGCTCACACCCCGTCGACTCAATATGCCGGCATTAACGCAGCCGGATACGATTCGTTCACAGCCGCCACGCATCCAGACAATCGCGAAAATCACGCATGTCTCACAAAACGAACCGCAATTCGTTGTTGATATGCTCTCAGTTTCTGTTGTTCACCAGACAACCTCCACGGAAATTAGTACTGGGAGTGAAAATGTACTCCAGTACCGCTTATCCCCACGTCCAACGGAGCGAGGCTCACAATCGATACACTTCACCCCTAAACGGGTCCCACGTCCGGAATGGTCATCAACATCAATGGCTATTGCGAGTGCACATACCACAGAACTTCCACCAGTTTCGGTAGATTTGAACGAACCGACGCAAAACGCTCAGTTTTTTCACAAAGTAGATCCTATATATCCCGAATCTGCTCGCCTTTCTCACAAACAGGGTCTCGTTGTGCTCGAAGCGACAATAGGTGTAGATGGTGTAGCGAGGAACATCAAAGTTGTTAAAGTGACCGAAATTAGTGGATTAGGGTGTGAAGAAGCGGCAATCACGGCACTCAAAGCGTCCCAATTCGTGCCAGCGAAACGGGGCAACGTAGTTGTCAGTCAACGTCTCCGTATTCCCTATCGTTTCAAGTTTAAAAGTTAGCTGTCCGCACGATGATTCCCGACCTAACATCACTAACCTTGCCCGCGCCTCCCTTTAGTGTCAGAAGAAAAAAACGCTTGCGCTCTCCACCTATTCCCTCTATAATCTTTTCCACTGAACGTAAAGAAGCCAAGATTGATAAAGGGTCGCAATTCATGGATTGCGTCTACCATTTTCAAGGAGATCAAACAATATGGACATCGGACTTAATAACAAAGTGGCTGTGATTACGGGCGGATCTACAGGGATTGGCGCAGCAACAGCAATTGAATATGCTAAAGCGGGAGCGAAAGTTGTCTTTGGCGATATTAACGAGGAAGATGCTCAAGAAACGCTCAATACAATCGTTGAAAACGGAGGTGTTGCGAAGTTCCAGCGCACAGATGTCACCATAGAAACTGAAGTGGCGGATTTGATGAAAACCGCTGATACAGCATTTGGTGGGATTGATGTATTGGTAACTTCAGCAGGTGTCCTGCGCGGTCCGAGCGTCCGTATTGATGATTTTGAAGCCGCGACTTTTGATTCGGTTATTGATGTTAACCTCAAAGGTACTTTTTTTGCTCTTAAACACGCTGTACCGATAATGGGAAGAGAAAGTGGTGGTGTTATCCTATGTATTGCCTCAGGAGCGGGTGTCCGCGGCGGTAGTTCCTCAGTGGCTTACGCCTCCAGCAAGGGTGGCGTGAATGGACTTGTAATGACGGTAGAAAACCAGGTTGGGTCAATGGGTATTCGTATGCACACCATTTGCCCCGGTGGACTAGCAACTCCCTTAAAACTGGGGCAAATTGCAGAATCGGCAAAGCGGGATGGGCAAGATCCAGATGAGGCTGTTGCTAATGCACGCAATTCATTGGGTGATCCAGCGGGCGTTGCACGGGTCCTCACGTTCCTTGCCTCCGATGCGGCTTCATATACGCGCGGACAGATTTTCACCAGATAAATTAAGATGAAAATATGTAATCGAAGTTCAGCCACAAACTTTTTGAATAACGATAGAAGAAAATAGGAAAGATAGCGGAAAAGAGTGCCCAGATACTCAAATTAGCGAGGAAGGGAATAGAGGTAAACGTTTCAACGAGGAAGTAGCCTGGAAAAGCGGTGCAGACCGTCACACCATAGTTGAGGTACATAGCACCGATAAAATAGCCGGACTCTCGTTCAAACTTCAAATCGCATCGTGGACAGCAAGCAAACATCTTGAAATACGTTTGAAACAGGTCCCCCGCGCCACACCGCGGGCATTTCAGTCGAAAACTATATCGGAGAATTTTAGCGAGGTCCCGAAGGGTTAACTGCATTTAATAGGTGTTGTTATCCCAAAAAACTTTGAAGGTACGAAGGAGTATTTTGAAATCGTTCCACAGAGATAGGTTCTCAATGTACGCCAGATCAACAGATATACCCTCTCGGATTGTGCCTTGGCGACGGGGACTGAGCTGCCAAAGCCCGGTCATCCCCGGTCGGACGAGGTGACGCTGATTTTCCCACGCTTCATAATCCTTAGCAAGGAAAGGCATCTCCGGACGAGGACCGACAAGACTCATTTCGCCTTTCAGTACATTGAAGAGTTGGGGTAGTTCGTCCAGGCTTGTTTTACGGAGCCATTTGCCGATCAACGTAATGCGTTCATCGTCCGTCGAATCAGGTTTCTCTGAATAGGACGGCGTATCAACATGGAGGCTCCGAAACTTGTGCATGATAAACAGTTCATTGTTTAATCCAACCCGCTTGTGGGAGAAAAAAACGGAACCGGACGAGGTGAGCTTAATAAGAATAGCAATCAACCCCATCAGCGGGGCAAAAATAATAATAAGGAAAAATGCAGCGATTGCATCAAACAAATGTTTGCCACGCTTTGCGTAGAAAGAGGAGAGTCGTTCCACTAGATTCCCTGTTTTTGGTATTTTGGGCGAAGTTTGCGCGTCAAGGCTTGCCGTTAAACTTTCATCGCGATGCACGCTATTATTCTCTGCGTCTTTTCCTATCTGGTTTATGCTTCTTGATAGGAATGGCATGGTTAATTCCTCTACTTAGACGTAGGCTTGCGAGGCTTTATTAACTCGCCTACCACTGCTTTGACGAAATTTTCAGTGCATTTACACCTAATAAACATTAATTTTACTGGAGCTTCTCAAAAACATCAAGATACTGCTGTGCGATGTTTTCCCAATTGAATCGCTTTCGGATCTGTTCTGTGGCACGCCTTCGGAAATCTTCAACCTGCTCCGGGTGTTGTTCCAACATCTGAATTTTCTCTGTGAGTGATACGACGTTTTTGTCAAAGAGTACACCATAATGTCCGCCTTCCAAGACTTCATCGTTGAAAGGCGTATTGAGTGCGAGGATGCAGTTGGAAAACCCCAACGCCTTCAGAATAGAAGGGTTAATGCCGCCGAACTGATGTCCGTGAATGTAGGCAAAGCAGTGATGGTGAAGTTCCTTAATGTGGTCAGAATCGTCAATATGCCCGAGAAACCTGACGTTTTCGTTGGCAATGCTTTTCAACTTCGATAAAAATTCATTTTCGAGTTTGTTCCCTTTGTAATCAGCCCCACCGGCAATAGCAAGTTGCTTTTGACTGTTTGAAGCAACGAACGCCTCTAAAATGAGATCGGCATTGTTATCAGGTACGAGCCGACTGGCGATGAGATAATAATTCCGAGATTCAAGCCCATACGTTTCCAAGATTTCTGGCTGCTCTGACGGCTCAATGTTCGCACCATAAGCGATATAGGTTGTTTCCGCGCCTAACTCCTCAAGGTAGAGCCGTTTCATTTCAGAAGCATCGGTAATCACAATTGGAAACGCCGCTGTCGCCATCTTCGCTGCCCACTTGAAGTAGACTGCCCCGATTCCTTTCCATTTTGGACGTAGCCATTCCATTCCATCAACATTGATAACAGCGGTTTTACCTGCGATACGAAAAAACCACCCGAACGGACCGTTGCCAGCGTTCCAGGTCAGAATAACATCAGATGTGGTAACTGAAGCGTGTAGGGTTGCGAGAAAGCTGTGACTAAGGGTACTGAACATCTTATGTTCTATACTTGGCAAGTAAACGAGCTTGATGCCCTTCCATTCGGCAGGTCTTTCCTTGAAAAGTGCCTTCCGGCAGTAGACAATCACTTCATGCCCAGCTTCCACCCAGCGGGGGGCTAATTCGCCCATGATCGTTTCTAACCCACTATAGGTAGCGGGGAGCCCGCGTATGCCCAATACCCGAATTCTCATCCTTTTTTTACCTCATCCCAATCCACATTACAAATCAAATTGTGCGATTAAAGCGCAATTTGTCTATGCTCTACATTGGGTTCTACATATATATTATACTCACTTTAGGCACGAAAGTCCAATTTCTTTTTGCAACAGAAACGCTCAAGTAACGTTTCATAACCTTTGATGATTCAAGTGGGCTAAATCTTCATTTTTGATAGTTTTTTTACCATCGGTAAAGAAATTTGGCTTCAATTTCGTTCGCATTTTCGTGCACATCCTTACGATTTGCGACGTTCCGCTGCCATACACGCGCCCACTCCGCATAGATTGAATAACTCCCTACACCACTCCCAATAACAACCCAGTTAGCCGAGACCGACAGACGATGCTCACTCTGCGTAATCCCAGATAAAGGTGTCCATACATCATCTTTAGGGGCATCAGCCGGATGTTCTTTATCAATATCACCGGACCCGTGTCGTTCTAATTCGTAACCAAAAACCGTTTCAAGTTTATCTGTCCATCGACGACGCATCTCCAACCATAGATTATCAGCATCAGAACCGATCTGATGTCCAATAGGCGTGGTAAAGTGTTTGTAGACGTTCACCGGGTTTACGTGTGTATATGCATATTGGTTGATAAAGGCGTACTCAGCGTGGAAATCGGTGTCTGGAATACCAAAAGGATCTGTCAGATATATACCGCCAAGGATACCGAACTTTGTATCCCAATGCTTAAAATTCGCGGCAGGATTGCCATCATCAACCATTAGTTCGCCATAAATCTCAAAATTATCTACTGGGCGAAGTCGGACATCCACACTCATAAGAACATTGTCGCCACTACCTGGAACTCGCCCATCTGCCCGTGAAATCGGCTGCTCGTTAATGAGGTAGATATTGACAGGGTTCAGATACCCCGGCTCAAAACGGCTGCCATAAACGACGACTTCAGAAATACCAAATCCAAACTTATCCCAAAAATACCCCTCAGCCCTATGTCCCGAAATATACTTCTGATTGATCTCCTCCGCCATATCCTCCAATATACCGGTGAATGCCGTGAAGGTAATGGGTGAATATGTGGCTTGCAGCTTAATCATATCCATAGCGAGCGGGTTTTTGGAAACTAACAAACTGTCATGATAACCAGGTCCCCACTGAAGTGTATCTTGTCCAAGCTGCAGCTCAAACCACGGTAAGTTAAATTTTAGATAACCGTTAATGGCAGTTCGATTTTTGAGGTCACCCTCCAATTGTCTAATTTTGGTCTCATCAGGAAAGAAATCTTCAAAAAATTCACCGTATACGAATCTATGTGCTATATCGGTCGTAAACGCGAACTTTTCCCCCACCTGTCCATAGAGATGTGGATAGATGGTGGTAACAAACATGTTTCCCTCAACAGGTGGCTCCTCCGAAACATTATCGACGAGACGACTGATGAAGCGTTGTGAACCTCTCATATCAAAAAAGAAGCGGTAGTCTTCGCCAGCATGCACCCCGGTATGTGCCATCAGATGTCGTCTGGTAGGTGTCCTTTCCGGTGCAGCTTCATTTACCGTTTCTGTAGCACGTTTGGACGACGCACGATCATCTCGAAAAAAAGTGAGCAAGTCATTCAATCGTTTCTGGTCAATGGCACTTAATGTAATTTCGCCACTCTCCTGTTTCTGTTTCACTTGTAGTAGATAGGAGATGACCTGTTTGTAAGTAAGCGGTAAAGATCCGCGCGGTATGCCCAGCAACACTTTCTTATTAAGTAAACGATGAATAAAACGATAGGTTTCACGATTAAAGTCAGACAAATCAGGGTTGAGCGGAACATTGATGAGCGAGGCAGCCTCTACCACTGGAGAAACTAAGACTAACATTGTAAGGTAAACAATTAGTAAATTACGTAAAATTATCATATTCTTCGGGCCATCTTATTTGAGAATCACCATTTGGCGTGTAGCTTTAATTTTACCTGCATGGAGTGTATAAAAGTAGACACCGCTTGCGACACGTTCACCAACAGAATCACGTCCATCCCAATACGCAGCACGCGATCGAGTTCGATAGGTACCAGCGGTTTGAAAGCCGAGCGATAACTGCCGAACAGATTCACC is a window of Candidatus Poribacteria bacterium DNA encoding:
- a CDS encoding energy transducer TonB; translated protein: MNKAIQFLNKSIFLSICVHLIGAAIASLSIVGGPDKHGDTFVAEFISLPKTKPVLTPRRLNMPALTQPDTIRSQPPRIQTIAKITHVSQNEPQFVVDMLSVSVVHQTTSTEISTGSENVLQYRLSPRPTERGSQSIHFTPKRVPRPEWSSTSMAIASAHTTELPPVSVDLNEPTQNAQFFHKVDPIYPESARLSHKQGLVVLEATIGVDGVARNIKVVKVTEISGLGCEEAAITALKASQFVPAKRGNVVVSQRLRIPYRFKFKS
- a CDS encoding SDR family NAD(P)-dependent oxidoreductase: MDIGLNNKVAVITGGSTGIGAATAIEYAKAGAKVVFGDINEEDAQETLNTIVENGGVAKFQRTDVTIETEVADLMKTADTAFGGIDVLVTSAGVLRGPSVRIDDFEAATFDSVIDVNLKGTFFALKHAVPIMGRESGGVILCIASGAGVRGGSSSVAYASSKGGVNGLVMTVENQVGSMGIRMHTICPGGLATPLKLGQIAESAKRDGQDPDEAVANARNSLGDPAGVARVLTFLASDAASYTRGQIFTR
- a CDS encoding DUF983 domain-containing protein → MQLTLRDLAKILRYSFRLKCPRCGAGDLFQTYFKMFACCPRCDLKFERESGYFIGAMYLNYGVTVCTAFPGYFLVETFTSIPFLANLSIWALFSAIFPIFFYRYSKSLWLNFDYIFSS
- a CDS encoding sugar transferase, coding for MPFLSRSINQIGKDAENNSVHRDESLTASLDAQTSPKIPKTGNLVERLSSFYAKRGKHLFDAIAAFFLIIIFAPLMGLIAILIKLTSSGSVFFSHKRVGLNNELFIMHKFRSLHVDTPSYSEKPDSTDDERITLIGKWLRKTSLDELPQLFNVLKGEMSLVGPRPEMPFLAKDYEAWENQRHLVRPGMTGLWQLSPRRQGTIREGISVDLAYIENLSLWNDFKILLRTFKVFWDNNTY
- a CDS encoding glycosyltransferase, whose translation is MRIRVLGIRGLPATYSGLETIMGELAPRWVEAGHEVIVYCRKALFKERPAEWKGIKLVYLPSIEHKMFSTLSHSFLATLHASVTTSDVILTWNAGNGPFGWFFRIAGKTAVINVDGMEWLRPKWKGIGAVYFKWAAKMATAAFPIVITDASEMKRLYLEELGAETTYIAYGANIEPSEQPEILETYGLESRNYYLIASRLVPDNNADLILEAFVASNSQKQLAIAGGADYKGNKLENEFLSKLKSIANENVRFLGHIDDSDHIKELHHHCFAYIHGHQFGGINPSILKALGFSNCILALNTPFNDEVLEGGHYGVLFDKNVVSLTEKIQMLEQHPEQVEDFRRRATEQIRKRFNWENIAQQYLDVFEKLQ